The Benincasa hispida cultivar B227 chromosome 9, ASM972705v1, whole genome shotgun sequence genome has a segment encoding these proteins:
- the LOC120086683 gene encoding homeobox-leucine zipper protein ATHB-8, with amino-acid sequence MMAVTSACKDAASKMSSLDNGKYVRYTPEQVEALERLYYECPKPSSMRRQQLIRECPILSNIEPKQIKVWFQNRRCREKQRKEASRLQTVNRKLTAMNRLLMEENDRLQKQVSQLVYENSYFRQQTQNATLATTDTSCESVVTSGQQNLTPPHPPKDASPAGLLSIAEETLAEFLSKATGTAVEWVQIPGMKPGPDSIGIVAISHGCTGVAARACGLVGLEPTRVAEILKDWPSWFRDCRAVDVLNVLSTGNGGTIELLYMQLYAPTTLAPARDFWLLRYTSVLEDGSLVVCERSLNNTQNGPSMPPVQHFVRAEMLPSGYLIRPCEGGGSIIHIVDHMDLEPWSVPEVLRPLYKSSTLLAQKNTMAALRLLRQISQEVSQPSVTGWGRRPAALRALSQKLSRGFNEAVNGFTDEGWSLLENDGIDDVTLLVNMSHGKTMMGANISYSNGFPSMSNAVLCAKASMLLQNVTPAMLIRFLREHRSEWADSSIDAYSAAAIKTGQCGLPGSHAGTFGGQVILPLAQTVEHEEFMEVVKFENMGHYRDDMLMPGDIFLLQLCNGVDENAVGTSAELIFAPIDASFSDDAPILPSGFRIIPLDSGMDASSPNRTLDLASALDVGPAGNRASGDCAGQSGKSKSVMTIAFQFVFDVHLQDNVAAMARQYVRSIIASVQRVALALSPSNFGPHANLQTPAGAPEAQTLARWISQSYRCYMGMELLKNEGRESILKSLWHHSDAVMCCSLKALPNFTFANQSGLDMLETTLVALQDITLEKIFDDNGKKTLASEFPRIMQQGFLCLQGGVCLSSMGRAVSYEKAVAWKVLNEEENAHCICFMFMNWSFV; translated from the exons ATGATGGCTGTTACTTCCGCCTGCAAGGACGCTGCTAGCAAGATGAGCAGCTTGGATAATGGGAAGTACGTTAGGTACACACCAGAGCAAGTGGAAGCCCTTGAGAGGCTTTATTATGAATGCCCAAAACCCAGTTCTATGCGCCGCCAGCAGCTTATAAGGGAGTGCCCAATTCTCTCCAATATCGAACCCAAGCAGATCAAAGTTTGGTTCCAAAATCGGAG ATGTAGAGAGAAGCAGAGAAAGGAGGCATCACGCCTTCAGACTGTGAACAGGAAGCTTACGGCTATGAACAGACTCCTAATGGAGGAAAATGATAGGTTGCAGAAACAGGTGTCACAGCTTGTGTATGAGAACAGCTATTTTCGTCAACAAACCCAGAAT GCGACCTTAGCCACCACTGACACAAGTTGCGAGTCAGTGGTGACAAGTGGTCAACAGAATTTGACTCCGCCGCATCCACCAAAGGATGCCAGTCCCGCAGG ACTTTTGTCCATTGCGGAGGAGACTTTAGcagagtttctttcaaaggctACTGGAACTGCTGTGGAGTGGGTCCAAATTCCTGGGATGAAG CCTGGTCCGGATTCCATTGGAATCGTTGCTATTTCTCATGGATGCACTGGAGTTGCTGCTCGTGCATGTGGTCTTGTGGGTCTCGAACCTACAAGA GTGGCTGAAATTCTTAAAGATTGGCCTTCTTGGTTTCGGGATTGCCGTGCCGTTGATGTTCTAAACGTCCTATCTACTGGAAATGGAGGAACGATTGAGCTTCTATACATGCAG CTCTATGCACCTACTACTTTGGCACCTGCTCGTGATTTCTGGCTGCTGCGATACACATCTGTTTTGGAGGATGGTAGTCTTGTG GTCTGTGAAAGATCTCTTAACAATACTCAGAATGGTCCAAGTATGCCTCCAGTCCAACACTTTGTAAGAGCAGAAATGCTACCAAGTGGGTATTTGATAAGACCTTGTGAAGGTGGTGGATCAATAATCCATATAGTTGATCACATGGACTTAGAA CCTTGGAGCGTGCCTGAAGTGTTGCGGCCATTATACAAGTCCTCTACGCTGCTTGCTCAGAAGAACACAATGGCG GCATTACGCTTGTTGAGACAGATTTCACAAGAAGTTTCTCAACCAAGTGTTACTGGTTGGGGAAGAAGACCTGCCGCACTTCGTGCTCTTAGTCAGAAATTGAGcag AGGTTTCAACGAAGCAGTTAATGGGTTTACAGACGAGGGATGGTCTTTGTTAGAAAATGATGGCATTGATGATGTTACACTTCTCGTAAACATGTCTCATGGCAAGACAATGATGGGTGCAAATATTTCATATTCTAATGGCTTTCCATCCATGAGCAACGCAGTGCTTTGTGCCAAAGCATCGATGTTACTACAG aaTGTTACTCCAGCAATGCTCATCAGGTTCTTGAGAGAACACCGGTCGGAATGGGCAGACAGCAGTATTGATGCTTACTCAGCAGCAGCAATTAAGACCGGTCAGTGTGGCTTACCAGGGTCTCATGCTGGAACTTTTGGGGGTCAGGTTATTCTTCCCTTGGCACAAACAGTTGAGCATGAAGAG TTTATggaagttgttaaatttgaaaacatgggCCACTATAGGGATGATATGCTCATGCCTGGTGACATCTTCCTCCTCCAA CTTTGCAATGGTGTGGACGAGAATGCAGTTGGTACTTCTGCTGAACTCATCTTTGCTCCGATTGACGCCTCTTTTTCTGATGATGCACCTATTCTACCATCCGGCTTCCGTATCATTCCGCTTGATTCTGGGATG GATGCTTCAAGTCCAAACCGCACGCTTGATCTTGCTTCGGCTCTTGATGTTGGGCCGGCAGGAAATAGAGCCTCTGGTGATTGTGCTGGTCAATCAGGAAAATCAAAATCTGTGATGACAATTGCATTCCAATTTGTATTTGATGTTCACCTTCAAGATAATGTAGCAGCAATGGCACGGCAGTATGTCAGGAGCATTATAGCATCTGTTCAGAGGGTGGCACTGGCTCTTTCCCCTTCGAATTTCGGTCCTCATGCTAACCTTCAGACACCAGCTGGTGCTCCCGAAGCACAAACACTTGCTCGTTGGATCTCTCAAAGCTATAG GTGTTATATGGGCATGGAATTACTGAAAAATGAAGGAAGAGAATCCATTCTCAAATCCCTTTGGCATCACTCAGATGCGGTCATGTGCTGCTCTTTGAAG GCATTGCCAAATTTTACATTTGCTAATCAATCTGGACTTGACATGCTTGAGACAACCTTGGTGGCTCTCCAAGACATTACTCTGGAGAAGATTTTTGATGACAATGGAAAGAAAACTTTAGCCTCAGAGTTCCCGCGGATAATGCAGCAG GGCTTCCTTTGTCTTCAAGGGGGTGTCTGCTTATCAAGCATGGGAAGGGCAGTATCCTATGAGAAAGCTGTGGCATGGAAAgttttgaatgaagaagaaaatgctCACTGTATTTGCTTCATGTTTATGAACTGGTCTTTTGTTTGA